Proteins encoded in a region of the Pseudomonas denitrificans (nom. rej.) genome:
- a CDS encoding retention module-containing protein, whose product MATLMGVVSKVIGEVFAVAADGSRRPLEQGDKVFVGEQLVTGANGAVALKVAGGGEITLGRDSALPLTSQMLSAAHQSEQGDQAVAQQQPATPTQQDVTDVKALQAAIAAGVDPTQAAEATAAGPSAAGAANGKPGGGHSFVLLTEVGGHIDPTIGFPTGPIGSGPLPLREFDGTPDVRLEAEPPVVPPDGVPSAGPSGPGGANVFEAGLPGGIPDGVGEGATHSGTLGYSFGPDGVGSFSWGTAGLPSLTSGGVAITYSVSPDGHVLTGSANGTPVFTVTLTDINTGAFEVTLLQPVDHPVKGSEDTLNFDIPYTITDGNGTPANGTLTVGIVDDAPQASLSADIGVDVLLQTHDANTAGAAFDTSTADYSSAFQVTANYGGDGAGTTQLSYNLNLVSGNGSDSGLTSGGATIYLYSVGGAIVASTSASAAGITGENTIFSLSVNGDTGVVTLTQFSAVDHGLPGSDGNYASQNAVLDSGLVQLQGNLTVTDRDGDSVSSSSSLDLGGRVSFTDDGPSIAVGNTEGLHLTVDESALGTDATSSVAAGDLFNAQFGADGAGSITYKVETQDNTDSGLKDTATGSQIFLFNTASGVEGRVGGVNGEVAFRVTLGQDGKITLDQVRALVHPDNTDSNDPLSIGAGKISLTATVTDADGDHQSAGLDLGSKLTFLDDGPSISVGSTEGLHLTVDESDLGQNATSTGSVADLFNAQFGADGAGSVTYKVETQDNTDSGLKDTATGSQIFLFNTATGVEGRVGGVNGEVAFRVTLGQDGKITLDQVRALVHPDNTDSNDPLSLGAGKISLTATVTDADGDHQSAGLDLGSKLTFLDDGPRIAPIEGGDLHLSVDETTLGQPATSTGPVAELFNGQFGADGEGSITYKIEAANNTDSGLTDTASGQRVILFNTANGVEGRLETSGETAFRVTLGPDGKVTLEQLRALVHSDTSDPNDSLNLAGKIALSAIITDKDGDSATTSIDLGGKLTFLDDGPSITPNTAHDLQLSVDESTLNLDATSTASVSDLFTAHFGADGPGQITYKIETEDNTDSGLKDTASGDQIFLFNTASGVEGRVGGENGAVAFRVTLGQDGKITLDQVRAVVHPTPGDNNEGVSLDANTLTLTATITDKDGDSSSAKIDLGSKLTFLDDGPSIAPCEDVDIKLTVDETHLNVDATSSATVSDLFTAHFGNDGAGAISYKVATNDNTDSGLKDTATGSKIFLFNTANGVEGRVGGEDGTVAFRVTLGQDGKITLDQVRAVVHPTPGDNNEGVSLATGSVTLTATITDKDGDSAQAHIDLSGKLTFLDDGPSIEPCNDADIKLTVDETHLGVPDTSSASVADLFTTHFGADGAGTITYKLAGADNSDSGFKDTETGQKVYLYNTANGIEGRLQGTDTVAFRVSVDGDGKVTLEQLRAMVHPDTSDADDALSLSGQVTLTATITDKDGDSASAHIDLGSSLTFLDDGPSIAPSSIYDISLEVDESNLDNDARVESSLVSLLFESHFGADGAGGITYKVSTVDGTDSGLKTTQGDAILLYNVNGTVEGRVQGSGAVAFVVSEDNGALMLDQRLALKHPDTSDSDDPLRLDSGKITLTATIVDGDGDKASAQVDLGSKMVFYDDGPHIEPCTDADIRLTVDETKLAVDDKASANDVAALFTSHFGNDGAGAITYRITTTDGTDSGLKDTATGNKIFLFNTANGVEGRVDGSGQVAFSVTVNNGAITLDQQRALVHPVTSDANDPLGIGTGKIALTATITDGDGDHESASVDLGSKLTFLDDGPHIEPCTDADIRLEVDESNLASDARVEAPLVANLFTADFGADGAGSITYKVTTVDGTDSGLRETASGARILLFNDGNGVVGKVEGSGAIAFVVRPDGGALTLDQRMAFVHPDSSNDDETLSIASGKISLTGTITDKDGDSQSASIDLGSKLVFHDDAPSISANVGKAPTLTVDETALATDVTGNFSGAFTSSTGADGGSVSYKLSATTGTVSGLQTTGGQSIVLVKVSDTVVEGRVGNSGGAVAFSLTLDSATGELKLDQQMALKHADTTNPDDPVSLSGNKISLVATITDGDGDHKSASIDLGGKLVFKDDGPALIAGGNVTGQVMEDALPGGNPDGASDTTTAKGSLTSLVNFGADGPGAFSLTGDYSSLTSQHLTSGGVALVYSVVGNLLTAMAGAKTIFTLSVDTAGNYEFKLVGPLDHPLHNGSDAEQLALNLGGLIKATDGDGDPVSLGSGSLVINVQDDLPVVHSEPPCQDVSETPGFVLNGTLDVSFGGDGRGAFDLSGNTAPDGLTYVVTQLPGGGSQLTAYDGSNEAFFVLKVNADGTYSFEVLNSRPISTVEYDLTQVSAGGPRPSVTLSADGLSVVFTSPNGNVNPSDNGMGVGGNNLITPGENLNIAFSEKIYDVSFDVQKLSTSDVLSWKVLGEGGVVLATGTYSPPAGNGENSSVSFNLLTDGHFTSGSAFQLSEGGFNSVVLSSSSGDYRLVTVSAGQSVLPENLDLNFHVGLTDGDGDSTGLNLCLDLSSPQSVLVVGSNSSDLDGSSTQHTLPNPQDVDKSGTISGGAGNDVLVGDPGGVSVYTQPGKNYNISLIVDTSGSMKDPSGTGSLSRMDLAKNALVNLVNAIKGHDGVINVSLVSFGDSATRVSYNGLTAANVALLISAINALSANGATNYDDAMQKASAWFNTQVGTNHADAAHGYVNLAFFLTDGNPTVYNGNSGSGNSTSYNDMNVAITSGNDMLHHAGTLVGDNSVAVNAIGIGNGINSDYLRYFDNTNTTGTVVTNVDGTNLSNTVGQPQIINTAEQLQAALQEGFSTSTPVSVGNDHLVGGAGNDIMFGDVINTDQLAWAGHAAGTHNGQGFQGLVDYLTATNGTAPTAATISNYIIQHADQLNVAGDMRGGDDTLEGGAGNDLMFGQGGNDKLIGGPGDDIMYGGTGADEFIWKSGDTGHDVIKDFNIAEHDVLNFADLLQGEAATASSLAHYLTFSVNAGTTTIGVSPISNGTVTQTVDLANVDLAAKYAGHAGNGVLSAGDTQTVLNGLLGDHAIKTDTV is encoded by the coding sequence ATGGCTACTTTGATGGGTGTCGTCAGCAAGGTAATCGGCGAAGTGTTTGCGGTAGCCGCCGATGGATCGCGTCGTCCTTTGGAACAGGGAGACAAGGTTTTTGTCGGTGAGCAGCTGGTCACCGGCGCCAATGGCGCAGTCGCGCTGAAGGTCGCCGGCGGCGGCGAGATCACGTTGGGCCGCGACAGCGCCCTGCCGCTGACCTCACAGATGCTCTCCGCCGCGCACCAGTCGGAGCAGGGTGACCAGGCGGTTGCCCAGCAGCAGCCGGCGACGCCGACCCAGCAGGACGTCACCGACGTCAAGGCCCTGCAGGCCGCAATCGCCGCAGGCGTGGACCCGACCCAGGCTGCCGAAGCCACCGCCGCCGGCCCGAGCGCCGCGGGCGCCGCCAACGGCAAACCCGGCGGCGGGCACTCCTTCGTGCTGCTGACCGAAGTGGGCGGGCATATCGACCCGACCATCGGCTTCCCGACCGGGCCCATCGGCTCAGGGCCCTTGCCCCTGCGTGAGTTCGACGGCACCCCGGATGTACGCCTCGAGGCCGAACCGCCCGTGGTCCCGCCGGATGGCGTGCCGAGCGCCGGCCCCAGTGGCCCTGGTGGCGCCAATGTGTTCGAGGCCGGCCTGCCCGGCGGTATTCCCGATGGTGTGGGGGAGGGGGCGACCCACTCCGGCACCCTGGGCTACAGCTTCGGGCCAGATGGCGTTGGCAGCTTCTCCTGGGGCACCGCAGGGCTGCCCAGCCTGACCTCCGGTGGCGTCGCCATCACCTATAGCGTCAGCCCCGATGGTCATGTGCTTACCGGCAGCGCCAATGGCACGCCGGTCTTCACCGTGACCCTCACCGATATCAACACCGGTGCCTTCGAGGTCACCCTGCTGCAGCCGGTGGATCACCCGGTCAAGGGTTCCGAAGACACCCTGAACTTCGATATCCCCTACACCATCACCGACGGCAACGGCACCCCGGCCAACGGCACGCTGACCGTGGGCATCGTCGACGATGCGCCGCAGGCCAGCCTGTCCGCCGACATTGGCGTGGACGTCCTGCTGCAGACCCATGACGCCAACACCGCTGGCGCTGCTTTCGACACCTCCACCGCCGACTACAGCTCGGCCTTCCAGGTGACCGCCAACTACGGCGGCGACGGCGCCGGCACCACCCAGCTCAGCTACAACCTGAACCTGGTGAGCGGCAACGGCAGCGACTCGGGCCTGACCAGCGGCGGCGCGACCATCTACCTGTACAGCGTGGGCGGCGCCATCGTCGCTTCCACCTCCGCCAGCGCCGCTGGCATCACCGGCGAGAACACCATCTTCAGCCTGTCCGTGAACGGCGATACCGGTGTGGTCACCCTGACCCAGTTCAGCGCCGTGGACCACGGGCTGCCGGGCAGCGACGGCAACTACGCCAGCCAGAATGCCGTGCTCGATTCCGGCCTGGTGCAACTGCAGGGCAACCTGACGGTAACCGACCGTGATGGCGACAGCGTTTCCTCCAGCAGCTCGCTGGACCTCGGCGGTCGTGTCAGCTTCACCGACGACGGCCCGAGCATTGCCGTGGGCAACACCGAAGGCCTGCACCTGACGGTGGACGAGTCCGCCCTGGGGACCGACGCCACCAGCAGCGTGGCGGCAGGCGACCTGTTCAATGCGCAGTTCGGCGCGGACGGCGCCGGCTCGATCACCTACAAGGTTGAGACCCAGGACAACACCGACAGCGGCCTGAAAGACACCGCCACCGGCAGCCAGATATTCCTGTTCAATACCGCCAGCGGCGTGGAAGGCCGCGTGGGCGGCGTGAACGGTGAAGTTGCGTTCCGCGTGACCCTCGGGCAGGACGGCAAGATCACCCTCGACCAGGTCCGTGCCCTGGTGCACCCGGACAACACCGACTCCAACGACCCGCTCAGCATCGGTGCCGGCAAGATCAGCCTGACCGCCACCGTGACCGACGCCGATGGCGACCATCAGAGCGCCGGGCTCGACCTGGGCAGCAAGCTGACCTTCCTCGACGACGGCCCGAGCATTTCCGTGGGTAGCACCGAAGGCCTGCACCTGACGGTGGACGAGTCCGACCTCGGTCAGAACGCCACCAGCACCGGTTCGGTGGCCGATCTGTTCAACGCCCAGTTCGGCGCGGACGGCGCCGGCTCGGTCACCTACAAGGTCGAGACCCAGGACAACACCGACAGCGGCCTGAAAGACACCGCCACTGGCAGCCAGATCTTCCTGTTCAACACCGCCACCGGTGTCGAAGGCCGCGTGGGTGGCGTGAATGGCGAAGTCGCCTTCCGCGTGACCCTCGGGCAGGACGGCAAGATCACCCTGGACCAGGTCCGTGCGCTGGTGCACCCGGACAACACCGACTCCAATGATCCGCTGAGCCTGGGTGCCGGCAAGATCAGCCTGACCGCTACCGTGACCGACGCCGATGGCGACCATCAGAGCGCCGGGCTCGACCTGGGCAGCAAGCTGACCTTCCTCGACGACGGCCCGCGCATCGCGCCCATCGAAGGCGGCGACCTGCACCTGAGCGTGGACGAAACCACCCTGGGCCAACCGGCGACCAGCACTGGCCCGGTGGCCGAGCTGTTCAACGGCCAGTTCGGCGCCGATGGCGAAGGGTCGATCACCTACAAGATCGAAGCCGCCAACAACACTGACAGCGGCCTGACCGATACCGCCAGTGGCCAGCGGGTAATCCTCTTCAACACCGCCAATGGAGTGGAAGGGCGCCTGGAAACCAGCGGCGAAACCGCCTTCCGCGTGACCCTCGGGCCGGACGGCAAGGTCACCCTGGAGCAACTGCGCGCGCTGGTGCATTCCGACACCAGTGATCCCAATGATTCGCTGAACCTGGCCGGCAAGATCGCCCTCAGTGCGATCATCACCGACAAGGACGGCGACAGCGCGACCACCTCGATCGACCTGGGCGGTAAGCTGACCTTCCTCGACGATGGTCCGAGCATCACGCCGAACACTGCTCATGACCTCCAGCTGAGCGTGGATGAATCCACCCTGAACCTGGATGCCACCAGCACCGCCAGTGTTTCCGACCTGTTCACCGCGCACTTCGGTGCCGATGGTCCGGGGCAGATCACCTACAAGATCGAGACCGAGGACAACACCGATAGCGGCCTGAAGGACACGGCCAGCGGTGACCAGATATTCCTGTTCAACACCGCCAGCGGTGTAGAAGGCCGGGTCGGCGGCGAGAACGGCGCGGTCGCCTTCCGCGTGACCCTGGGCCAGGACGGCAAGATCACCCTCGACCAGGTGCGCGCCGTCGTGCATCCGACTCCGGGTGACAACAACGAAGGGGTCAGCCTCGATGCGAACACCCTGACCCTGACCGCCACCATCACCGACAAGGACGGCGACAGCTCCTCGGCGAAAATCGACCTGGGCAGCAAGCTGACCTTCCTCGACGACGGTCCGAGCATCGCGCCGTGCGAGGACGTGGATATCAAGCTGACGGTGGATGAGACCCACCTGAACGTCGATGCCACCAGTTCGGCCACGGTGTCCGACCTGTTCACCGCGCACTTCGGCAACGATGGCGCGGGCGCGATCAGCTACAAGGTCGCGACCAACGACAACACCGACAGCGGCCTGAAAGACACGGCGACCGGCAGCAAGATATTCCTGTTCAACACCGCCAACGGTGTGGAAGGTCGCGTGGGTGGGGAAGACGGCACCGTCGCCTTCCGCGTGACCCTGGGGCAGGACGGCAAGATCACCCTCGATCAGGTGCGCGCTGTCGTGCACCCGACTCCTGGCGACAATAACGAAGGCGTCAGCCTCGCCACGGGCAGCGTGACCCTCACCGCGACCATCACCGATAAGGACGGCGACAGCGCCCAGGCTCACATCGACCTGAGCGGCAAACTGACCTTCCTTGATGACGGCCCGAGCATCGAGCCCTGCAACGATGCAGACATCAAGCTGACCGTGGACGAGACCCACCTCGGCGTGCCCGACACCAGCAGCGCTTCGGTGGCCGACCTGTTCACCACCCACTTCGGTGCGGACGGAGCCGGTACCATCACCTACAAGCTGGCCGGCGCCGACAATAGCGACAGCGGGTTCAAGGACACCGAGACCGGGCAGAAGGTCTATCTGTACAACACCGCCAACGGCATCGAAGGCCGCCTGCAGGGCACCGATACCGTGGCCTTCCGCGTATCCGTGGATGGCGACGGCAAGGTCACCCTGGAACAGCTGCGCGCGATGGTGCATCCGGATACCAGCGATGCCGATGATGCACTGAGCCTGAGCGGCCAGGTCACCCTCACCGCCACCATTACCGACAAGGATGGCGATAGCGCCAGCGCCCATATCGATCTAGGCAGCAGCCTGACCTTCCTCGACGACGGCCCCAGCATCGCTCCGTCGAGCATCTACGACATCAGCCTGGAAGTGGACGAGTCCAACCTCGACAACGACGCACGCGTCGAGTCCAGCCTGGTTTCGCTGCTGTTCGAGTCGCACTTCGGCGCCGACGGCGCTGGTGGCATCACCTACAAGGTCAGCACTGTGGATGGAACTGACAGTGGCCTGAAGACCACTCAGGGCGATGCCATTCTGCTTTACAACGTCAACGGCACCGTGGAAGGCCGCGTACAGGGCAGTGGTGCGGTCGCCTTCGTGGTCAGCGAGGACAACGGCGCGCTCATGCTCGATCAGCGCCTGGCGCTCAAGCACCCTGACACCAGCGACTCCGATGATCCGTTGCGCCTGGACAGCGGCAAGATCACCCTCACCGCCACGATCGTCGATGGCGACGGCGACAAGGCCTCGGCCCAGGTCGACCTGGGTAGCAAGATGGTGTTCTACGACGATGGCCCGCACATCGAACCGTGCACCGACGCGGATATCCGCCTGACGGTGGATGAGACGAAACTGGCGGTCGACGACAAGGCTTCGGCGAACGACGTCGCGGCGCTGTTCACCAGCCACTTCGGTAATGACGGTGCCGGCGCGATCACCTACAGGATCACCACCACCGACGGCACCGACAGCGGCCTGAAGGACACTGCTACCGGTAACAAGATCTTCCTCTTCAACACCGCCAACGGCGTCGAAGGCCGCGTGGACGGCAGCGGTCAGGTGGCGTTCAGCGTGACCGTCAACAACGGCGCAATCACCCTCGATCAGCAACGCGCGCTGGTGCATCCGGTGACCAGCGATGCCAATGATCCGCTGGGTATCGGTACCGGCAAGATCGCCCTCACCGCGACCATCACCGATGGCGACGGCGACCACGAGTCGGCCAGTGTGGACCTGGGCAGCAAGCTGACCTTCCTCGACGACGGCCCGCACATCGAGCCGTGCACCGACGCCGATATCCGCCTGGAAGTGGACGAGTCCAACCTCGCCAGCGACGCGCGCGTCGAAGCGCCCCTGGTGGCCAACCTGTTCACCGCGGACTTCGGCGCTGACGGGGCCGGCTCGATCACCTATAAGGTCACCACCGTGGACGGTACCGACAGCGGCCTGCGCGAAACCGCCAGCGGCGCGCGCATCCTGCTGTTCAACGACGGCAATGGCGTGGTCGGCAAGGTCGAAGGCAGCGGCGCCATCGCCTTCGTGGTTCGTCCCGATGGGGGGGCGCTGACCCTCGATCAGCGCATGGCGTTCGTCCATCCTGACAGCAGCAACGACGATGAAACGCTGAGCATCGCCAGCGGCAAGATCAGCCTGACCGGCACCATCACCGACAAGGACGGTGACAGCCAGAGCGCCTCCATCGACCTGGGCAGCAAACTGGTATTCCACGACGATGCCCCGAGCATCAGCGCCAATGTCGGCAAAGCGCCGACGCTGACGGTGGATGAAACGGCGCTGGCCACCGACGTCACCGGCAACTTCAGCGGTGCCTTCACCTCCAGTACAGGCGCCGACGGCGGCAGCGTCAGCTACAAGCTCTCCGCCACCACCGGTACTGTCAGTGGGCTGCAGACCACCGGCGGGCAGAGCATCGTGCTGGTCAAGGTCAGCGACACCGTGGTCGAGGGGCGCGTGGGCAACAGTGGCGGCGCGGTCGCCTTCAGCCTGACCCTCGACAGCGCTACCGGCGAACTCAAGCTCGACCAGCAAATGGCGCTCAAGCATGCCGACACCACCAACCCCGATGACCCGGTGAGCCTGTCGGGCAACAAGATATCCCTGGTGGCGACCATCACCGATGGCGACGGCGACCATAAGTCCGCCAGCATCGACCTGGGCGGCAAGCTGGTGTTCAAGGACGACGGCCCCGCGCTCATCGCCGGTGGCAACGTGACCGGCCAGGTCATGGAGGATGCGCTGCCCGGCGGCAACCCCGATGGCGCCAGCGACACCACGACTGCCAAGGGCTCGCTGACCAGCCTGGTGAACTTCGGTGCGGACGGCCCCGGCGCCTTCTCGCTGACCGGCGACTACTCCTCGCTGACCTCGCAGCACCTGACCTCCGGCGGCGTGGCACTGGTCTACAGCGTGGTCGGCAACCTGCTGACCGCCATGGCCGGCGCCAAGACCATCTTCACCCTGTCGGTGGATACGGCGGGCAACTACGAGTTCAAGCTCGTCGGGCCGCTGGATCATCCGCTGCACAATGGCAGTGATGCGGAGCAGCTGGCGCTCAACCTCGGCGGCCTGATCAAGGCCACCGACGGTGACGGCGATCCGGTCAGCCTGGGCAGTGGCTCGCTGGTGATCAACGTGCAGGACGACCTGCCGGTGGTGCACAGCGAACCGCCGTGCCAGGACGTTTCCGAAACCCCCGGCTTCGTGCTCAACGGCACGCTCGATGTGAGCTTCGGCGGCGACGGCCGGGGTGCCTTCGACCTCAGCGGCAATACCGCGCCGGATGGGCTGACCTACGTGGTCACCCAGCTGCCGGGCGGCGGCTCGCAACTGACGGCCTATGACGGCTCCAACGAGGCGTTCTTCGTTCTCAAGGTCAATGCCGACGGCACCTACAGCTTCGAAGTGCTCAACTCGCGGCCGATCTCGACCGTGGAATATGACCTGACCCAGGTCTCCGCTGGTGGCCCGCGGCCTTCCGTCACCCTGTCCGCCGATGGCCTTTCGGTGGTCTTCACCAGCCCCAACGGCAACGTGAACCCCTCCGACAACGGCATGGGTGTGGGCGGCAACAACCTCATCACCCCCGGCGAGAACCTCAACATCGCCTTCAGCGAGAAGATCTACGACGTCAGCTTCGACGTGCAGAAACTCTCCACCAGCGATGTGCTCAGCTGGAAGGTGCTTGGCGAAGGTGGTGTGGTGCTGGCGACCGGCACCTACTCGCCGCCGGCCGGCAATGGTGAGAACAGCTCGGTCTCCTTCAACCTGCTGACCGATGGCCACTTCACCAGCGGTTCGGCCTTCCAGCTGTCCGAAGGCGGCTTCAACTCGGTGGTGCTGAGCAGCAGCAGCGGCGACTATCGTCTGGTCACCGTGTCTGCCGGGCAGTCGGTCCTGCCGGAGAACCTGGACCTCAACTTCCACGTCGGCCTTACCGATGGCGACGGCGACAGCACCGGGTTGAACCTGTGCCTGGACCTGAGCTCCCCGCAGTCGGTCCTGGTGGTGGGCAGCAACAGCAGCGACCTCGACGGGTCCAGCACCCAGCACACCCTGCCCAACCCGCAGGATGTGGACAAGTCCGGGACCATCAGTGGCGGTGCTGGCAACGATGTGCTGGTGGGCGATCCGGGTGGGGTGTCGGTCTATACCCAGCCGGGCAAGAACTACAACATCTCGCTGATCGTCGACACCTCCGGCAGCATGAAGGACCCCTCCGGTACCGGCAGCCTGTCGCGCATGGACCTGGCGAAGAACGCGCTGGTGAACCTGGTCAACGCCATCAAGGGCCACGACGGGGTCATCAACGTCAGCCTGGTGTCGTTCGGCGACAGCGCCACCCGCGTCAGCTACAACGGCCTGACGGCGGCCAACGTGGCCTTGCTGATCTCCGCGATCAACGCGCTCAGCGCCAATGGTGCGACCAACTATGACGATGCCATGCAGAAGGCTTCGGCATGGTTCAACACCCAGGTCGGCACCAACCACGCCGATGCGGCCCACGGCTACGTCAACCTGGCGTTCTTCCTCACCGACGGCAACCCGACCGTCTACAACGGCAACTCCGGCAGTGGGAACAGCACCAGCTACAACGACATGAACGTCGCGATCACCTCGGGCAACGACATGCTGCACCATGCCGGCACCCTCGTCGGCGACAACTCGGTGGCGGTCAATGCCATCGGTATCGGCAACGGCATCAACAGCGACTACCTGCGCTACTTCGACAACACCAACACCACCGGCACCGTGGTGACCAATGTCGACGGCACCAACCTCTCCAACACGGTCGGCCAGCCGCAGATCATCAACACCGCCGAGCAGTTGCAGGCGGCGCTGCAGGAAGGCTTCAGCACCAGCACACCGGTGAGCGTGGGCAACGACCACCTGGTCGGCGGCGCGGGTAATGACATCATGTTCGGCGATGTCATCAACACCGACCAGCTGGCCTGGGCCGGGCATGCCGCCGGCACGCACAACGGCCAGGGCTTCCAGGGACTGGTGGACTACCTGACCGCCACCAATGGCACCGCGCCGACGGCGGCCACGATCAGCAACTACATCATCCAGCACGCGGATCAGCTCAACGTCGCCGGTGACATGCGCGGTGGCGACGACACCCTCGAAGGCGGCGCTGGCAATGACCTGATGTTCGGCCAGGGCGGCAACGACAAGCTGATCGGCGGGCCCGGCGACGACATCATGTACGGCGGCACCGGCGCGGATGAGTTCATCTGGAAGTCCGGCGATACCGGCCACGATGTGATCAAGGACTTCAACATCGCCGAGCACGACGTGCTGAACTTCGCCGACCTGCTGCAAGGGGAGGCCGCCACGGCTTCGTCGCTGGCTCATTACCTGACCTTCTCGGTCAACGCCGGCACCACCACCATTGGCGTCAGCCCGATCAGCAATGGCACCGTCACCCAGACCGTCGACCTGGCCAACGTCGACCTCGCCGCCAAGTACGCGGGCCATGCCGGCAACGGCGTGCTCTCGGCGGGGGATACCCAGACCGTGCTCAACGGCCTGCTGGGCGATCACGCGATTAAGACCGACACCGTCTGA
- a CDS encoding TolC family outer membrane protein has translation MTLTEAIQSTLQYHPEISQSVNSRLTADEELKFARGGYLPTVDLVAGYGRENTDSPSTRAAGNHNDETLTRGDAEIRLRQMLFDGFGTPNEVKRNESNVNAKAFRILGTSETAALRTVEVYLDVLKRREMVTLAKNNLQAHERIGDQIRLRSERGVGSTADNDQAIARLALAQNNLYTEEVNLADAEASFYSATGRMPDQLEAPSTVKAEVPADLLAARQGMLNENPLLKSAQADVNAAEAQYEAAKAPFYPRFDAELAKAANNNVDGDEGHYNSWEAQVVMRYNLFNGMRDKAHLNATSHQINEAQDIRNNALRLLNENLSLAWDAMENSKKQTQPAREYADYTRKVREAYQQQFTLGQRTLLDLLDSENELFTANRRYVDVRYTEEYSMYRVLGSMGALLRSQHVVAPHEAVALSDVKNEARLPDLK, from the coding sequence ATGACGCTGACCGAAGCTATACAAAGCACGCTGCAATACCACCCGGAAATCAGCCAGAGCGTAAACAGCCGTCTCACCGCGGATGAAGAGCTCAAATTCGCCAGGGGCGGCTACCTGCCAACCGTCGATCTTGTCGCGGGCTATGGCCGCGAGAACACCGACAGCCCCAGCACCCGCGCAGCGGGTAACCACAACGACGAGACCCTGACCCGCGGCGATGCGGAAATCCGTCTGCGGCAGATGCTGTTCGACGGCTTCGGCACCCCCAACGAGGTCAAGCGCAACGAGTCCAACGTCAACGCCAAGGCCTTCCGTATTCTCGGCACCTCTGAAACCGCCGCCCTGCGCACCGTCGAGGTCTACCTCGATGTGCTCAAGCGCCGCGAGATGGTGACGCTGGCCAAGAACAACCTGCAGGCCCACGAACGCATCGGCGACCAGATCCGCCTGCGCAGCGAGCGTGGTGTCGGCAGTACCGCCGACAACGACCAGGCCATCGCCCGTCTGGCCCTGGCGCAGAACAACCTCTACACCGAAGAGGTGAACCTGGCCGATGCCGAGGCCAGCTTCTATAGCGCCACCGGCCGCATGCCGGACCAGCTCGAAGCCCCCTCCACCGTGAAGGCGGAAGTCCCGGCGGACCTGCTCGCCGCGCGTCAGGGCATGCTCAATGAAAACCCGCTGCTGAAATCGGCCCAGGCCGACGTCAACGCCGCCGAAGCCCAGTACGAGGCCGCCAAGGCGCCCTTCTACCCGCGCTTCGACGCCGAGCTGGCCAAGGCCGCCAACAACAACGTCGACGGCGACGAAGGCCACTACAACAGCTGGGAAGCCCAGGTGGTGATGCGCTACAACCTGTTCAACGGGATGCGCGACAAGGCCCACCTGAACGCCACCTCGCACCAGATCAACGAGGCCCAGGACATCCGCAACAACGCGCTGCGGCTGCTCAACGAAAACCTCTCGCTGGCCTGGGACGCGATGGAGAACTCCAAGAAGCAGACCCAGCCCGCCCGCGAATACGCCGACTACACCCGCAAGGTGCGCGAGGCGTACCAGCAGCAGTTCACCCTTGGCCAGCGCACCCTGCTCGACCTGCTGGACAGCGAGAACGAACTGTTCACCGCCAATCGCCGTTACGTCGACGTGCGCTACACCGAGGAATACTCGATGTACCGCGTGCTCGGCAGCATGGGCGCCCTGCTGCGCTCGCAGCATGTCGTCGCGCCGCACGAGGCCGTGGCCCTGTCGGATGTGAAGAACGAGGCACGCCTGCCTGATCTGAAATAA